The stretch of DNA GTGGGCAGTGCTTTGCCCCCCAACCTTCGGTTTCGACCCCTGGGGGTCAAAACCATCCCGCCTACGCCTGCGTGACAGCCCCCTGTTCCAGCAGCGCCTCCACCTCGGCCTCGGCGAAACCAGCGGCGCGCAGCACCGCGCGGGTGTCCTGCCCGGCGACATGGACCTCGCCGGGCGGCAGGGCCGGCGTACGGGAGAAGACCGGGGCGATGCGCGGCACCTGCCCGCCCCCGTACGGCGCGAACAGCCCGCGGGCGAGGTTGTGGGGATGGGCCGGTGCCTCCTCCAGGGACAGCACCGGTGCCACGCAGGCGTCGGTCGGGTCGAAGACCTGCGCCCACTCGTCGCGCGTCCTGGACCTGAACGTCTCGATCAGCGCCGCACGCATCTGCGGCCACCGCGCGATGTCGAACTGGTCGAACTCCAGGCCGGTGCCCTCCATCAGCTCGGCGAAGAACTGGTGCTCCAGCGCCCCCACCGCGACGTGCTTGCCGTCGGCGCACTCGTAGGTGTCGTAGAACGGCGCTCCACCGTCGAGGAGGTTGGCCTCCCGCCGGTCCTGCCACATGCCGTCGGCCTTCATGCCGTAGACCATCGTCATCAGCGAGGTGGCGCCGTCGACCATCGCGGCGTCGACGACCTGGCCCCTGCCGGAGACCCCGCGCTCGAAGATCGCGGCGAGGATGCCCATCACCAGGAACAGCGTGCCGCCGCCGAAGTCGGCGACCAGGTTGACCGCGTTGCGCGGCTTGCCGGCCGAGCCGGTGGCGTGCAGCGCGCCGCTGAGTGCCGCGTAGGTGATGTCGTGCCCGGCACGCTCGGCCAGCGGGCCGCGCTGCCCCCAGCCGGTCATCCGGCCGTAGACGAGGCGCGGATTGCGCTCGAGGCAGGCGTCGGGCCCCAGCCCGAGCCGCTCCATCACGCCGGGCCGCAGGCCCTCCACGACCACGTCCGCATCGTCGATGAGGCGCAGCACCACCTCCAGGCCCGCGGGAGTCTTCAGGTCCACGGCGATGTTGGGCCGGCTGCGATTCAGTGCCGCGGTGTCGAGGCCGCCGGCCTTCGGCCGATCGACGCGGATCACCTCCGCGCCGAGCTCGGCCAGCAGGAGGCATGCGTAGGGGCCGGGGCCGATCCCTGCGAACTCGATGACGCGCAGGCCGGCAAGAGGTCCAGTCATGGCTCGCATCATGCCGACGTGTGGTGTTGGGCGGTAGCGTCGTCCACGTGCTGAAGATCGGATACAAGGCCTCGGCCGAGCAGTTCGGCCCCCGTGATCTCGTCGAGTACGCCGTCCTGGCCGAGGAGGTGGGCCTGGACAGCGTCTGGATCAGCGACCACTTCCAGCCGTGGCGCCATGAGGGCGGCCACGCCCCGCAGGCGCTGCCGTGGCTGGCGGCGGTCGGCGAGCGCACCGAGCGGGTGCTGCTCGGCACCTCGGTGCTCACCCCCACGTTCCGCTACAACCCGGCGGTGCTGGCGCAGGTGTTCGCCACCCTCGGCTCGCTCTACCCGGGCAGGATCGCGCTGGGAGTCGGGTCCGGCGAGGCGCTCAACGAGATCGCCGTGGGTTCGGTGCCCAACGAGGGCGAGTGGCCCGAGTTCAAGGAGCGCTCCGGCCGGCTGCGCGAGTCGATCCAGCTGATGCGTCGGCTGTGGAGCGAGGACAGGGTGACGTTCGACGGTAGCTACTACCACACCAAGGACGCCACGATCTACGACAAGCCGGGGCAGCCCATCCCGGTCTACATGGCCGCCGGCGGCCCGCAGATGGCCAAGAGCGTCGGCCGCAACGCCGACGGGTTCATCTGCACCTCGGGCAAGGGCGAGGAGCTCTACTCCTCGCTGCTCGGCGCGCTGGCCGAGGGCGCCGAGGCGGCGGGACGCGATGTCGCCGGCATCGACAAGATGATCGAGGTCAAGCTCTCCTACGCCCACACCCGCGAGGAGGCGCTCGAGAACACTCGCTTCTGGGGCGCCCTGGCGCTGACCCCGGAGCAGAAGCACAGCGTGCACGATCCCTCCGAGATGCAGCGGCTCGCCGACGAGCTGCCCATCGAGCAGGTCGCCAAGCGCTGGATCGTCGCCACCACGCCCGAGGAGGTCGCCGATGGCGTCCGCCCGTACGTCAAGCAGGGCTTCAACCACCTGGTCTTCCACCCGCCGGGTGAGGACCAGGGCGGCTTCCTGAAGTCGTTCGCCGACGAGGTCGTCCCGACGCTGCGCGACCTCGGCTGATCCTCCTGCGCCGAGAGGTCGGTCTCGGAGGGCCGAGTGTCCGACTCACCGGACACTCAATCCTCCGAAACTGACCTCTCGGCCTCGGTCACAGGTCGAGCTTGTAGCCCAGCCCGCGCACCGTCACGAGGAACTTCGGCTCGCTCGGGTCGGGCTCGAGCTTGGCCCGCAGCCGCTTCACGTGGACGTCCAGGGTCTTGGTGTCGCCGACGTAGTCGCTGCCCCACACCCGGTCGATGAGCTGCCCGCGCGTCAACACCCGGCCGGGGTTGCGCAGGAACATCTCCAGCAGCTCGAACTCCTTGAGTGGCAGGCGCTGCTCGTTGCCGCCGACGGTGACGACGTGGCGCTCCACGTCCATGCGCACCGGGCCGGCCTCCAGGGTCGCGGGAGCCAGGTCGGGCTCGGCGCCGCGGCGTAGGACAGCGCGGATGCGCGCGACCAGCTCGCGCGGGGAGTACGGCTTGGTGACGTAGTCGTCGGCGCCCAGCTCCAGACCGACCACCTTGTCGACCTCGTCGTCCTTGGCGCTGACCATGATCACCGGCACCGAGGAGGTGGTGCGGATCTGCCGGCAGACCTCGGTGCCCGAGATGCCGGGCAGCATCAGGTCGAGCAGCACGATGTCGGCGCCGTTGCGGTCGAACTCCTTCAGCGCCGTGTCGCCGTCGGCCGCGATCGCGACCTCGAAGCCTTCCTTGCGAAGCATGTAGGAGAGCGCTTCGCTGTAGCTCTCCTCATCCTCGACGACGAGTACCCGGGTCACGCGAGGTCCCCGCTGCGTTGTTCGCCGGGGGAGCGAAGCGGGGGAGGTGAAGAACTCGGTGGGGTGCTCATGGGCCTTCCTCCTTGGTAGATGCGGTGGAGACAAGAGGTGCTGACCTGCTCGACAGGTGCTGCGGCAGGCTGAGGGTGAACGTGGAGCCTTGGCCCTCGATCGACCACACCCGCACCTCACCGCCGTGGGTGGCGGCGACGTGCTTGACGATCGAGAGGCCCAGGCCGGTGCCGCCCGTGGACCGGTGCCGGGCGGGGTCGACGCGATAGAACCGCTCGAAGATGCGGTCGATCTCGTTCTGGGGGATGCCGATGCCCTGGTCCACCACCGAGATCTCGACCGAGCCGTGCTCGGCCTTGGTGGTCACCGAGACACTCGCGCCGGGGTCGGAGTAGGCGACGGCGTTCGAGATCAGATTGGCCACGGCTGCCAGCACCTGCTCCTCGTTGCCGAAGACCTGCAGCCCGCTGCTGCCGCCGGTGCGGACCGTGATGTCCTTCTTGGCGGCGTCGATCGCGCTGGTGTCGACGGCGGTCGTGATGACCTCGTCGACGTCGACGGCCTCGGGAGCCTCCAGCGGCTCGTCACCCTGCAGGCGGGAGAGCTCGATGATCTGGAGCACCAGCTGGGTGAGCCGGTCGCTCTCGGTCACCATCCGACCGGCGAAGCGGCGGATGGCCTCGGGGTCGTCGGCGGCGTCGGCGACGGCGTCGGCGAGCAGCCGGATCGCCCCGACCGGGGTCTTCAGCTCGTGCGAGACGTTGGCCACGAAGTCCCGTCGTACGGCCTCGACCCGGCGCTCGCGGGTGCGGTCCTCCACCAGCGCCAGCACCAGGCGGGAGCCCAGCGGGGCGACCCGGGCGGTGACGTGTCGCGGTGGCACGCCGGGCCGGTTCATCACCAACTCGGTCTCCCGGATCTGCCCGTCGCGGCGCACCTGGTGCACCAGATCGGCCAACTCGGCGGAGAGGAGCGCTGTGCCCCGCACCAAGCCCAGCGCGTACGCCGGGGCCGAGGCCTTCAGCACGGTGTCGTCGTCGTCGACCACCACGGCGCTGCTGCGCAGGACCGAGAGCACCGTGGCGACCTCGGGCGGCACCACCGGCTCCTCGACCATCGTGACGTGACGCTGCTGCGTCTCACTGATGTGCCAGGCGATCACGGCGGAGGCAGCGACGACTGCACCGAGAAGAGCGGCGAGGAACGCCTGCGTCGTCGAATCCACGGTTACAGAGTAAGGCTCCGCTTCACCGAGGATTCGCGATCTGGACGCTGGCCGTACCAACGTTCACCCACGATTCACCCGTCCGCCCCAGACCTTCATCTATCCTGCGTAGGCTCAGCCCATGCGTTATGCCTTCCACGACCAGCTGGACAGCATCTTCTCGGACCTGGCCGACATCTGTCGCCAGGTCGAGACGGCCGTCCGGCTCGCCACCGAGGCACTGCTCACGGGCCGCGCCGACGTGGCCGAGCAGGTCATCAGCGGCGACGTGGAGATCGACCGGGCACGCGAGCGCGTCGAGGACACGGCGCTCGCGCTGCTCTCCCTCCAGGCGCCGGTGGCCGGCGACCTGCGGACCGTGGTCGCCGCGCTGCGGATGGTCAGCGAGCTGGAGCGGATGGGCGACCTGGCGGTGCACGTGGCCAAGATCGCCCGGCTCCGCACGCCCAACCTGGCCGTGCCCGAGCAGGCCCGCGAGACGATGGGCCGGATGGCGGAGGTCGCCGAGGACATGGTCGGCCGGGTCGCGGCGATCATCGACGAGCGAGACGTCGACCAGGCCGAGGCCGTGCGCAAGGACGACGAGGAGATGGACACCCTGCGCCGCTCCACCTTCACCCAGCTCCTCGGCAAGGACTGGGCGGGCGGGGTGGAGGCCGCGGTGGACCTCGCCCTGCTCGGCCGCTACTACGAGCGCATCGCCGATCACGCCGTGTCGGTGGCCGGCCGGGTGGTCTTCGTGGTCACGGGTACGGCGCCGGTGACCTCCTGAGAGGTCGGCAGGCGCCCCGCGGGTCGACCTACTGCTTGCCCTGGTTGGCGACCGCAAGCGCGGCAGCGGCAGCGGCCTCGGGGTCGAGGTACTCACCGCCCGGCACCGTCGGACGCATCGACTCGTCGAGCCGGTAGACCAGCGGCTGGGCGGTGGGGATGTTCAGCGCGGCGATGTCGGTGTCCGAGATGCCGTCGAGGTGCTTGACCAGCGCCCGCAGGCTGTTGCCGTGAGCGGTGACGAGCACCGATCGGCCGGCCCGCAGGTCGGGGACGATCTCCTGCTCCCAGTAGGGGACCAGGCGCTCGACCACGTCCTTGAGGCACTCCGTGCGGGGCACCTCGATGCCGGCGTAACGGGGGTCGCCGACCTGGGAGTACTCGTCGTCGTCGGCCAGCGGGGGCGGCGGGACGTCGTACGAACGACGCCAGAGCTGGAACTGCTCCTCGCCGAACTTCTTCAGGGTCTCGGCCTTGTTCTTGCCCTGCAGCGCGCCGTAGTGGCGCTCGTTGAGTCGCCAGTCGCGCTTGACGGGGATCCAGTGCCGGTCGGCCACGTCGAGCGCGATCGCGGCGGTGCTGATCGCCCGCCGCAGCAGCGAGGTGTGCACGATGTCGGGCAGCAGCCCCTTCTCGCGCAGCAGCTCGCCGCCGTGAGCGGCCTCCTCGCGGCCCTTCGCTGACAGGGCGACGTCGACCCAGCCGGTGGAGAGGTTGAGTGCGTTCCACTCGCTCTCGCCGTGGCGGAGCAGGATCAGGGTGGCGGTCATGCCCGGATCACTCGCCGACGGCGGGCAGCGACGGGAAGGAGCAGTCGTACGGCGCCGTCGCCTCGGCCGAAGGCTCCGCGCTGGCCGAGTCGGTCGCCGACGCCGAGTCGGTCGCCGACGCCGAGTCGGTCGCCGAGGCGGAGTCGGTCGCCGAGGCGGAGTCGGTCGCCTTGCTGGCCGCCGACTTGTGGTGGCCGCCGGTGCTGGCCTGCGGCGCGACCGACGCGTACTCGTGGCACTGGGTCACCACCGGCGTCTGCACGGTCGCGGTGGACCCGTCGCTGAAGTGCAGCGTGACGGGGATGATGGACCCGGCCTTGAAGTCACCGGTCACCGGGATGCCGCCGACCTTGGGGTCAGCGAGGTTGACCGCACCGGTGGAGGTCAGGGAGATCGGCGAGAAGGTGCCGGCGGTCAGCGTGTAGGTGCTGTCCGAGCGCGTGCCGAGGCCGGTCAGCTGCGGAGCGCGCTGCGAGGCGACGGCCGGGTCCGCGGTGGCGTTGAGCGCGAGGGTGGCGATGAAGACGCCCCGGTTGCTGGTGTCGGCCACGATCCGCGAGGCGAGCACGCGCAGGCCCGACCCCTGCAGCTCGTAGCCGCCGTTGGCGATCACGTTGGGGCGGTCGGTGGCGTAGTCGAATCCGCAGGAGCTCAGCACCGGGATCGCCAGGCAGACGAGGCTGGCGGCCAGGGCGAGCTTGCGGCTGGGAATCATCGTCACGGCCACATGCTAGCGGCCCTCCGCCCGGTGGTGTCGGTCAGGCCGGTCATCGTCGTTCCGGCACCTTCCGCGGCGGTGCCGACGAGGGGTGCGGGTGCTCGCCGGCCACTACTGGCGCAGGCCCACCCGGCTCGCGGCGTACGCGAGGGCGGCCGCCACCACGGCGGTGTAGACGCTGGCGCCGATCAGCAGCTTGGTCGCGCCGAGTCGCAGGCCCAGCTTGAGCGGGAGGTAGGTCCAGCCGTCGGCGTTGTCGGCCACCAGCCCCCACAGGGCCAGCAGCACGTGGACGCCGATGCCGAGGAGTGCGCAGAGCGCTACCAGGATCGGCTCGGGGGCGGCACCGTGGTCGCCGCCGCCCCAGCCGCCGTAGGAGAGGAAGGCCGGGTAGAGGGCGAACGCGATGGCCCAGGTGAGGAACGACAGCGGGCCGCGACGCAGCACGACGTTGCCGATCATGCCGACGGCGACCGAGGCCAGGTAGCACAGGCCCGCGCTGACGCCGTTGGAGATCGCCAGGGGTACGACGAGGAGCACCGCGCAGCACAGCGCGAACCACGCGGTGCCCGCCTCGAGCCGGCCGTCGGCGATCGGCTTGCCCGAACGCTCATGGGTCCGGTCGGCGCTCTCGTCGACGAGGTCGTTGTGCCAGCCGAGGATGGTCTGCCCGACAAGCACGGTGGCGAGGACGAGGGCGAGCTCGCGTCCGGGTCGACCGTCGACGGCCGCAGCACCGGCCAGCACCAGGGCGGTGAGCACGGCCTGGCGGGGATGCGCGGCGCGGATCAGCACGAACGGGAGCCAGTCGCCCACGCGTCGCGGCCGCTCGGCAGCGGTGGCGGGGTCGACGGTGACGGTGGCTGCGCTGGCAGCGGTCGGTGCAGCGGTGGTCTCAGCGGCCGGTCCGGCGGTGGTCCCCGCGGGGGTCCCCGCGGCGGTCTCAGCGGGGGTCTCAGCGGGGGTCTCAGCGGTGGTTCCGGCGGCGTCGTCACGTCCCCGCGGGCGGGTGAAAGGCAGGCGC from Nocardioides sp. BP30 encodes:
- a CDS encoding CaiB/BaiF CoA transferase family protein encodes the protein MTGPLAGLRVIEFAGIGPGPYACLLLAELGAEVIRVDRPKAGGLDTAALNRSRPNIAVDLKTPAGLEVVLRLIDDADVVVEGLRPGVMERLGLGPDACLERNPRLVYGRMTGWGQRGPLAERAGHDITYAALSGALHATGSAGKPRNAVNLVADFGGGTLFLVMGILAAIFERGVSGRGQVVDAAMVDGATSLMTMVYGMKADGMWQDRREANLLDGGAPFYDTYECADGKHVAVGALEHQFFAELMEGTGLEFDQFDIARWPQMRAALIETFRSRTRDEWAQVFDPTDACVAPVLSLEEAPAHPHNLARGLFAPYGGGQVPRIAPVFSRTPALPPGEVHVAGQDTRAVLRAAGFAEAEVEALLEQGAVTQA
- the fgd gene encoding glucose-6-phosphate dehydrogenase (coenzyme-F420), which produces MLKIGYKASAEQFGPRDLVEYAVLAEEVGLDSVWISDHFQPWRHEGGHAPQALPWLAAVGERTERVLLGTSVLTPTFRYNPAVLAQVFATLGSLYPGRIALGVGSGEALNEIAVGSVPNEGEWPEFKERSGRLRESIQLMRRLWSEDRVTFDGSYYHTKDATIYDKPGQPIPVYMAAGGPQMAKSVGRNADGFICTSGKGEELYSSLLGALAEGAEAAGRDVAGIDKMIEVKLSYAHTREEALENTRFWGALALTPEQKHSVHDPSEMQRLADELPIEQVAKRWIVATTPEEVADGVRPYVKQGFNHLVFHPPGEDQGGFLKSFADEVVPTLRDLG
- a CDS encoding response regulator transcription factor, which translates into the protein MTRVLVVEDEESYSEALSYMLRKEGFEVAIAADGDTALKEFDRNGADIVLLDLMLPGISGTEVCRQIRTTSSVPVIMVSAKDDEVDKVVGLELGADDYVTKPYSPRELVARIRAVLRRGAEPDLAPATLEAGPVRMDVERHVVTVGGNEQRLPLKEFELLEMFLRNPGRVLTRGQLIDRVWGSDYVGDTKTLDVHVKRLRAKLEPDPSEPKFLVTVRGLGYKLDL
- a CDS encoding sensor histidine kinase — protein: MDSTTQAFLAALLGAVVAASAVIAWHISETQQRHVTMVEEPVVPPEVATVLSVLRSSAVVVDDDDTVLKASAPAYALGLVRGTALLSAELADLVHQVRRDGQIRETELVMNRPGVPPRHVTARVAPLGSRLVLALVEDRTRERRVEAVRRDFVANVSHELKTPVGAIRLLADAVADAADDPEAIRRFAGRMVTESDRLTQLVLQIIELSRLQGDEPLEAPEAVDVDEVITTAVDTSAIDAAKKDITVRTGGSSGLQVFGNEEQVLAAVANLISNAVAYSDPGASVSVTTKAEHGSVEISVVDQGIGIPQNEIDRIFERFYRVDPARHRSTGGTGLGLSIVKHVAATHGGEVRVWSIEGQGSTFTLSLPQHLSSRSAPLVSTASTKEEGP
- the phoU gene encoding phosphate signaling complex protein PhoU, which codes for MRYAFHDQLDSIFSDLADICRQVETAVRLATEALLTGRADVAEQVISGDVEIDRARERVEDTALALLSLQAPVAGDLRTVVAALRMVSELERMGDLAVHVAKIARLRTPNLAVPEQARETMGRMAEVAEDMVGRVAAIIDERDVDQAEAVRKDDEEMDTLRRSTFTQLLGKDWAGGVEAAVDLALLGRYYERIADHAVSVAGRVVFVVTGTAPVTS
- a CDS encoding phosphoglyceromutase, whose translation is MTATLILLRHGESEWNALNLSTGWVDVALSAKGREEAAHGGELLREKGLLPDIVHTSLLRRAISTAAIALDVADRHWIPVKRDWRLNERHYGALQGKNKAETLKKFGEEQFQLWRRSYDVPPPPLADDDEYSQVGDPRYAGIEVPRTECLKDVVERLVPYWEQEIVPDLRAGRSVLVTAHGNSLRALVKHLDGISDTDIAALNIPTAQPLVYRLDESMRPTVPGGEYLDPEAAAAAALAVANQGKQ